One window from the genome of Myripristis murdjan chromosome 6, fMyrMur1.1, whole genome shotgun sequence encodes:
- the LOC115361035 gene encoding uncharacterized protein LOC115361035, translated as MAWLALEADPWVVSTMTHGYRIQFLRRPPVTRTPLFTTVADPHQGDALQAELSTLLEKGAIREVASGDQRAGFFSRYFLAPKRDGGLRPILDLRGLNQYLQPLRCRILTVPRVRQAISAGDWFATIDLKDAYFQIPIWRGHWRFLRFGFASKIYEFQVLPFGLSLAPRTFTRCMDAVLSPLRHKGIRILNYLDDWLVCSASEEQCRQHVALLSDHVRSLGLLLNYKKSRLEPAQVTSFLGMVLDSRSGTVALTQERQLAFRSCVALFQLRALVNWGLCLRLMGLMAAMTQVVPLALLHMRPVQRCLLSLGLCPQRSHKTKVLVSRRLHRALRWWKVPANIGAGRVLGPVIYRQLVYTDASPTGWGAVHEGWGANGVWTGRWRGQHINVLELRAALLALRHFLPRLRGHHVIVRTDSTVAAAYINRQGGLGSPALCKLATVLWQWAHPLFLSLRAVHVPGVLNTAADIMSRGGPQPGEWRLHPEVVSEIWRHFGRAEVDLFASRESSHCELFFSLRNDDPPLGWDALAHPWPRVLLYAFPPFTLLQPLLRRVQVEHVRVILVAPLWPHMAWFSAIPPLLDGTPWQLPRRRDLLSQANGALFHPFPAGLRLVAWPLRGAAYSYRWQLFAAWCGSNQVDPYLASAQQILQFLQSQLEARKAAVTLRGLVAAIKAVRIGEVALCAEDCALISRFLQGAHRLTVRTAGPAVPPWDLDVVLGALQSPPFEPLRGADLKWLSIKTAFLLAITSARRVSELHALSVHGDCCRFSSDGSSVVLRPNPAFLPKVLTEFHLSQSVELRSLSPPDDGEDVEQGQSTLCPVRALTEYIRRTQTIRRSDQLFVCHNPGRLGRPLSKSRLSHWVVDAIRQAYVLSDVPIPSGVRAHSTRGVAASWALWRGASLASICSAATWSSPSTFTRFYRLNVAASPSLGDRVLGSARR; from the exons ATGGCCTGGTTGGCCCTGGAGGCCGACCCGTGGGTGGTCTCCACCATGACCCACGGGTACCGAATTCAATTTTTGCGCCGACCGCCAGTTACAAGAACACCCTTGTTTACAACAGTGGCCGATCCCCACCAGGGGGACGCTCTACAGGCAGAGCTGTCCACCCTCCTGGAAAAAGGGGCCATAAGGGAGGTGGCCTCAGGGGATCAGCGGGCCGGTTTTTTCTCCCGCTACTTTTTGGCCCCAAAGAGGGACGGAGGACTCCGCCCAATTCTGGACCTCAGGGGGCTGAATCAGTATCTCCAGCCCCTGCGTTGCCGGATTTTGACGGTCCCCAGGGTGAGACAGGCAATCTCTGCAGGAGATTGGTTCGCCACTATAGACCTGAAGGATGCCTATTTCCAGATACCCATCTGGAGGGGTCACTGGCGCTTCTTGCGGTTCGGCTTTGCCAGCAAAATATACGAGTTTCAGGTGCTGCCGTTCGGTCTCTCTCTGGCACCACGCACCTTCACTCGATGTATGGATGCGGTCCTCTCCCCCCTGAGGCACAAGGGCATCAGGATCCTGAACTACCTCGACGACTGGCTGGTTTGCTCAGCCTCAGAGGAGCAATGCCGCCAACACGTCGCCTTGCTGTCGGACCACGTTCGGAGTTTGGGTCTGCTCCTAAACTACAAGAAGAGCAGGCTCGAACCGGCCCAGGTGACCTCCTTCTTGGGTATGGTCCTGGACTCGAGGAGCGGTACAGTCGCTCTGACCCAGGAGAGGCAGCTGGCCTTCAGGTCCTGTGTTGCCCTGTTCCAGCTGCGCGCTCTGGTCAACTGGGGTCTCTGCCTTCGCCTCATGGGCCTAATGGCTGCCATGACGCAGGTAGTTCCTCTCGCCCTCTTGCACATGCGGCCTGTACAGAGGTGTCTGCTGAGCTTGGGTCTGTGCCCTCAGAGGTCCCACAAGACCAAAGTACTGGTCTCTCGGAGGCTCCACAGAGCCCTACGGTGGTGGAAGGTCCCCGCGAACATAGGAGCGGGCCGCGTTCTGGGTCCAGTGATATACCGCCAGCTGGTGTACACCGACGCATCCCCAACAGGGTGGGGCGCGGTACACGAAGGCTGGGGGGCCAACGGTGTCTGGACCGGCCGGTGGCGGGGTCAGCACATAAATGTCCTGGAGCTGAGGGCGGCTCTTCTCGCTCTGCGTCATTTCTTGCCGAGACTGAGGGGTCACCACGTGATTGTCCGCACCGACAGCACGGTGGCGGCCGCTTATATCAACAGGCAGGGGGGGCTGGGCTCCCCGGCCCTGTGCAAGCTGGCTACAGTTCTCTGGCAGTGGGCccaccccctcttcctctcactcagAGCCGTGCATGTGCCGGGGGTACTGAACACCGCGGCGGACATCATGTCGAGGGGGGGCCCTCAGCCGGGGGAATGGAGGCTCCACCCAGAAGTGGTGTCCGAGATATGGCGCCACTTCGGCAGGGCAGAAGTCGACCTGTTCGCGTCAAGGGAGTCGTCCCATTGCGAGCTCTTTTTCTCGCTGAGGAACGACGATCCCCCCCTGGGCTGGGATGCTCTGGCCCATCCATGGCCCAGGGTTCTGCTCTACGCCTTTCCCCCCTTcactctcctccagcctcttctTCGAAGAGTTCAGGTGGAGCATGTGCGGGTGATATTGGTGGCACCCCTGTGGCCCCACATGGCATGGTTCTCAGCCATTCCGCCTCTGCTGGACGGAACACCATGGCAGCTCCCGCGCCGGAGGGACCTTCTCTCCCAGGCGAACGGAGCCCTGTTTCACCCCTTTCCAGCGGGGCTCAGGTTGGTGGCTTGGCCCCTGAGAGG GGCGGCTTATTCGTACCGTTGGCAACTGTTTGCTGCCTGGTGTGGGTCTAACCAGGTAGACCCCTACTTAGCCTCAGCTCAGCAGATCCTGCAGTTTTTGCAGTCTCAGCTGGAGGCCCGGAAGGCTGCGGTAACACTGCGAGGATTGGTGGCGGCAATCAAAGCAGTGCGAATCGGCGAGGTTGCACTGTGTGCTGAGGACTGTGCCCTCATTTCCCGGTTTCTCCAGGGGGCACACAGGCTCACGGTGCGGACTGCTGGTCCCGCGGTTCCCCCATGGGACTTGGATGTCGTCCTTGGGGCTCTCCAGAGTCCCCCCTTTGAACCCCTTAGGGGTGCTGACCTGAAGTGGCTTTCCATTAAGACCGCCTTCCTGCTTGCTATTACCTCAGCCAGGAGGGTGAGTGAACTACATGCATTGTCAGTGCATGGTGACTGCTGCCGGTTCTCCTCGGACGGTTCCAGTGTCGTTCTGAGACCCAACCCAGCCTTCCTGCCTAAGGTCCTCACTGAGTTCCACCTGTCTCAATCAGTTGAGCTTAggtctctctcccctcctgaTGATGGCGAGGACGTCGAGCAGGGTCAGTCCACTCTGTGCCCAGTGAGGGCCTTGACGGAGTACATCCGGCGGACTCAGACTATCCGGAGGTCCGATCAGCTCTTTGTCTGTCACAACCCTGGACGTCTGGGAAGACCCTTGTCTAAATCCAGACTGTCACACTGGGTGGTGGACGCTATCCGTCAGGCTTACGTCCTGTCGGACGTGCCCATTCCTTCAGGGGTCCGGGCACACTCCACTCGGGGTGTGGCTGCCTCCTGGGCCTTGTGGCGGGGGGCCTCCCTTGCCTCCATTTGCTCTGCCGCCACATGGTCATCCCCGTCGACCTTTACCAGGTTCTACCGTCTGAACGTCGCTGCCAGCCCCTCCCTTGGGGATCGGGTGCTGGGCTCAGCCCGACGGTAG